In Leptospira bouyouniensis, the following proteins share a genomic window:
- the thrC gene encoding threonine synthase: MSLTKYQFRAQFRCTNDSCRKTYPLHQVIYSCSSCGELLNVEHDLDSLKKIPAEEWKSTFESRFRSSQFPYASGVWGKKEWVLPEINDQNIITSGEGTTHLYDASRFAKDLGLKSLHVKQCGVSHTGSFKDLGMTVLVSQVNQMISDGVPIKAVACASTGDTSAALASYAAKAGIPAIILLPANKVSTAQLIQPVSNGAIVLALETDFDGCMAVVKELTQEKSIYLANSMNSLRIEGQKSISIEITQQLGWKVPDWVVIPGGNLGNVSALGMGFEMMLELGLIDKLPRIILAQAKNASPLYKSFKKGFAEFSPVTAEKTLASAIQIGDPVSVKKAIRVLKKFNGVVEVATEEELANASAKGDLYGLYNDPHTGVALAALLKSIQSGVVQQNESVVVISTANGLKFTEFKLAFHEGKIPKVDETLKNVILPCKPTLSGVMEILGKHLQKT; encoded by the coding sequence ATGTCACTTACAAAATATCAATTCCGAGCACAGTTTCGCTGTACCAATGACTCCTGTCGCAAAACATACCCACTCCACCAAGTCATCTATTCCTGTTCAAGTTGTGGAGAACTTTTAAACGTAGAACATGATTTGGACAGCTTAAAAAAAATCCCAGCTGAAGAATGGAAATCTACTTTTGAATCTCGTTTTCGATCGAGTCAATTTCCCTATGCTTCGGGAGTTTGGGGCAAAAAGGAATGGGTCCTCCCCGAAATCAATGACCAAAATATCATCACATCAGGGGAAGGGACGACCCACTTATATGATGCTTCTCGATTTGCCAAAGACCTTGGTCTAAAAAGCCTTCATGTAAAACAGTGCGGCGTTTCCCACACAGGTTCCTTTAAAGATTTGGGAATGACAGTCCTTGTAAGCCAAGTGAACCAAATGATATCGGATGGTGTTCCTATCAAAGCGGTTGCGTGTGCGTCCACAGGAGACACCTCGGCGGCACTCGCTTCCTATGCGGCAAAAGCAGGAATCCCTGCTATCATTCTACTTCCAGCTAACAAAGTATCTACGGCACAACTCATCCAACCTGTTTCAAATGGTGCGATTGTTCTGGCATTAGAAACTGACTTTGATGGTTGTATGGCTGTCGTGAAAGAACTCACACAAGAAAAGTCGATTTACTTAGCAAATTCTATGAATTCCCTACGAATAGAAGGGCAAAAATCAATCTCGATTGAAATTACCCAACAACTTGGTTGGAAAGTCCCAGATTGGGTGGTGATCCCAGGTGGGAATTTAGGGAATGTATCGGCACTTGGGATGGGTTTCGAAATGATGTTGGAACTAGGCCTGATCGATAAATTGCCAAGGATCATCCTTGCGCAGGCAAAAAATGCGAGCCCATTGTATAAATCGTTTAAGAAAGGTTTTGCGGAGTTCTCTCCGGTTACGGCCGAAAAAACTTTAGCCTCTGCCATTCAAATTGGAGACCCAGTCTCTGTGAAAAAAGCGATCCGCGTTCTTAAAAAATTCAACGGAGTTGTCGAAGTGGCAACAGAGGAAGAATTAGCAAACGCAAGTGCAAAAGGGGATTTGTACGGACTTTATAATGACCCTCACACTGGCGTTGCTCTGGCAGCACTTTTAAAATCGATCCAATCGGGAGTGGTCCAACAAAATGAATCGGTGGTTGTCATTTCCACTGCGAATGGACTCAAGTTTACTGAATTCAAACTTGCATTCCACGAAGGTAAGATTCCCAAAGTGGATGAAACTCTGAAGAATGTGATCTTACCATGCAAACCTACACTTTCGGGAGTGATGGAAATCCTAGGCAAACATTTGCAGAAAACATAA